CCACGAGAAACTGCGAGAAGACCGCTTCTGGACGGCCGCACTGCTCTGCGAGGCCGTCGCACAGCAGTTTCAGGTGACGATCAGTCCAAGAACCATGGCCCAGCATCTGCACCGCCTGGGTTACACCTGGAAGCGGGCGAGGTACTCGCCCGCCAAAACGCTCGACCCAACCCTGCAACGGGAACACGCCGCGTCCATCGAGACGCTGAAAAGGGGGCACTGGATGGCAAACTCCGGTTGAGTTTTCTGGATCAGACGGGCCTGGGGTTGATGCTCTCGATTGGTTCGACGTGGACGCCTCGGGGCTCGGGGTGTCAGTTCGAGATCCCCACGCGATGGGGATCAAGTGGACGCATCAACCTCATGGGCTGTTTCACGTTTGACGGGGCCGAGACCCGCCTGGACGTGCGCGAATTGAACGGAAACTGCACGGGCGAACAGGTCATGGCCTTCCTCGATACCGTGGCACGGACCTGTGAGCCCCAGCGGTTGACCGTGGTGGTGTTGGACAATGCGCCCTTTCACAAGGGCGCGGCCCTGCGCGGGAAGATCCCACAGTGGGAGGCTCAGGGACTGTATCGCCGGTATCTGCCGCCCTACGCGCCAATGTTGAATCACATCGAGACCGTCTGGCGACAACTCAAGGGCTTTTTGATGCCCAGGCGCTGCTATGACTCTGTTGCTCAGCTGCGCGACGCCCTCGGCGCCGCTTTAACTGCCCTCGGTGCTCGATTTATCTAAAATACATCCGCGAGCTACTTAATGCCAGTCAAGCTTCAGGAGATATTCGATCTCCATGGCGCAGAGGATGCAGCAGCCGATGAAGACAGTCCATCCTTGCTGATCAGAATTTGGCGAAAGGATCAAGTGGCGGTGGTGACAGAGAACGCCATCACGTTCTCGACCAGTGTGTTGGATGACATCTTTTTTACGGCTTACCGTCTCTCCAAACCCATACCCTATGGAGATTCTGGCACTCAGGCCGGTTCCGAAACGCCGCTGCGTTCTCAGGCGCTGGGTGGTCTTTCAGCGGTGTGTGGGGCAGACGTTCGTGTTTAAGTAGTGCTAGTGGTCACGTGGTCTGTGGTTCACGGTGTGAATGGTGCAGGAAGGCTTGCGGGGCTGCCCGCACCTAGACTGACAGGGACGGTGGCCGGGTTCCCGTTATGATCCTCCAGGT
The Deinococcus arcticus DNA segment above includes these coding regions:
- a CDS encoding transposase, with translation MSFLDQTGLGLMLSIGSTWTPRGSGCQFEIPTRWGSSGRINLMGCFTFDGAETRLDVRELNGNCTGEQVMAFLDTVARTCEPQRLTVVVLDNAPFHKGAALRGKIPQWEAQGLYRRYLPPYAPMLNHIETVWRQLKGFLMPRRCYDSVAQLRDALGAALTALGARFI